The Streptomyces laurentii genome contains a region encoding:
- a CDS encoding hypothetical protein (identified by MetaGeneAnnotator; putative;~sequence version:1), with protein MSLAGLRDRGWSDAMIAALLGQADVQGRDPRRWSLAPVRLYLLARVEAVERTPEFASSAAADRGWAASLAAAERRRRAVLASIGAAPIDVPRIPATELARRAVRHRHLLEPHGPGGPGGVTAGAMARWQVGYLRYALTRYDSLLDGLYGDTGRTEAEQLLRRRVYEAIAAAYPHLAQECRRRMGDVR; from the coding sequence GTGTCCCTGGCCGGGCTGCGCGACCGCGGCTGGAGCGACGCGATGATCGCCGCGCTGCTCGGGCAGGCCGATGTGCAGGGCCGGGATCCGCGGCGCTGGTCGCTCGCCCCGGTGCGGCTGTATCTCCTCGCGCGGGTCGAGGCCGTGGAGCGCACTCCGGAGTTCGCCTCGTCGGCCGCGGCGGACCGCGGCTGGGCCGCCTCGCTGGCCGCGGCCGAGCGCCGGCGCAGGGCCGTGCTCGCGTCGATCGGCGCGGCGCCGATCGACGTGCCGCGGATCCCGGCCACCGAGCTGGCGCGGCGCGCGGTCCGGCACCGGCATCTGCTGGAGCCGCACGGACCGGGCGGGCCGGGCGGGGTGACCGCGGGTGCGATGGCCCGCTGGCAGGTCGGCTACCTGCGGTACGCGCTGACGCGGTACGACAGTCTGCTCGACGGACTGTACGGCGACACCGGCCGTACCGAGGCCGAACAGCTGCTGCGGCGCCGGGTGTACGAGGCGATCGCCGCGGCGTATCCGCATCTGGCCCAGGAGTGCCGGCGCCGGATGGGGGACGTACGGTGA
- a CDS encoding xanthine/uracil permease (identified by MetaGeneAnnotator; putative;~xanthine permease; TIGR03173;~xanthine/uracil permease [Streptomyces avermitilis MA-4680]), with protein sequence MAANAQVRNAPDTGSAPEGDRTKHPVDETLPPVKMLTSGLQHVAAMYAGVVAPPLIVGAAVGLSATELTFLTGASLFTAGLATFLQTLGVWKIGARLPFVNGVTFAGVAPMLAIVDTTKDKADALPVIFGAIIVAGLLGFLAAPWFSRLVRFFPPVVTGTVITLIGISLLPVAFGWAQGPDPKAADYGSTTYLSLAGITLVVVLLLRRFTRGFLKQIAVLVGLVLGTLIAIPFGVTDFGPVRDAGLVGFPNPFHFGAPQFAVAAIVSMCVVMLVSMTESTADMLALGEIVDRPADEKTIAAGLRADTLGSALSPLFNGFMCSAFAQNIGLVAMTRIRSRFVVACGGGFLVLMGLSPVAASLISVVPRPVLGGAGVVLFGSVAASGIQTLVKAGLEKDNNVLIVAVSLAVGIIPITKPDFYHAFPETAQIILDSGISTGCVAAVALNLVFNHIGKHRNDDTVTAPMEPAEEISETREAKAAHAH encoded by the coding sequence GTGGCCGCCAACGCCCAGGTTCGCAACGCACCCGACACAGGCTCCGCCCCCGAGGGCGACCGGACCAAGCATCCGGTCGACGAGACCCTGCCCCCCGTGAAGATGCTCACCAGCGGCCTGCAGCACGTGGCCGCCATGTACGCGGGAGTCGTCGCCCCGCCGCTGATCGTCGGGGCGGCCGTCGGCCTCTCCGCCACCGAACTGACCTTCCTCACCGGCGCCAGCCTCTTCACCGCCGGACTCGCCACCTTCCTCCAGACCCTCGGCGTCTGGAAGATCGGCGCACGGTTGCCGTTCGTCAACGGCGTCACCTTCGCCGGCGTCGCCCCGATGCTCGCCATCGTCGACACCACGAAGGACAAGGCCGACGCCCTCCCCGTGATCTTCGGCGCGATCATCGTCGCCGGACTCCTCGGCTTCCTCGCCGCGCCCTGGTTCTCCCGGCTGGTGCGGTTCTTCCCGCCGGTCGTCACCGGCACCGTCATCACCCTCATCGGCATCTCGCTGCTCCCGGTCGCCTTCGGCTGGGCGCAAGGTCCCGACCCGAAGGCCGCGGACTACGGTTCGACCACCTATCTGTCGCTCGCGGGCATCACCCTCGTGGTCGTCCTGCTGCTGCGCCGCTTCACCCGGGGCTTCCTCAAGCAGATCGCCGTCCTGGTCGGCCTGGTCCTCGGCACGCTGATCGCCATCCCGTTCGGCGTGACCGACTTCGGCCCGGTGAGAGACGCCGGCCTGGTGGGCTTCCCGAACCCCTTCCACTTCGGCGCCCCGCAGTTCGCCGTCGCCGCGATCGTCTCCATGTGCGTGGTCATGCTGGTCTCGATGACCGAGTCGACCGCCGACATGCTGGCCCTCGGCGAGATCGTCGACCGGCCCGCCGACGAGAAGACCATCGCGGCGGGACTGCGCGCCGACACCCTCGGCTCCGCGCTCAGCCCGCTGTTCAACGGCTTCATGTGCAGCGCCTTCGCCCAGAACATCGGTCTGGTCGCGATGACCCGCATCCGCAGCCGTTTCGTGGTGGCCTGCGGCGGCGGCTTCCTGGTCCTCATGGGCCTCTCGCCGGTGGCCGCCTCGCTGATCTCGGTCGTCCCGCGGCCGGTGCTCGGCGGCGCGGGCGTCGTCCTCTTCGGCTCGGTCGCCGCCAGCGGTATCCAGACCCTGGTCAAGGCCGGTCTGGAGAAGGACAACAACGTGCTGATCGTCGCGGTCTCGCTGGCCGTCGGCATCATCCCGATCACCAAGCCGGACTTCTACCACGCCTTCCCGGAGACGGCGCAGATCATCCTGGACTCCGGCATCTCCACCGGCTGTGTCGCCGCCGTCGCGCTCAACCTGGTGTTCAACCACATCGGCAAGCACCGGAACGACGACACGGTCACGGCACCGATGGAGCCGGCCGAGGAGATATCCGAGACCCGGGAGGCGAAGGCGGCCCACGCCCACTGA
- a CDS encoding urate oxidase (Tunnelling fold (T-fold). The five known T-folds are foundin five different enzymes with different functions: dihydroneopterin-triphosphate epimerase (DHNTPE), dihydroneopterin aldolase (DHNA), GTP cyclohydrolase I (GTPCH-1), 6-pyrovoyl...; cl00263;~identified by MetaGeneAnnotator; putative;~urate oxidase [Streptomyces sp. C];~urate oxidase; TIGR03383), with the protein MTSPSHPVVLGQNQYGKAENRVVKITRDGGTHHIKDLNVSVALSGDLSDLHLTGSNAHCLPTDTTKNTVFAFAKEYGIESAEQFGIHLARHFVTSQEPIHRARIRIEEYAWERIAGSDANSRFIGADEVNHSFVRKGQETRVTQITYDGEKWEVVSGLKDLVVMNSTHSEFWGYIKDKYTTLQEAYDRILATTVSGRWRFNWTDDEQRMPNWERSYEQTRKHMLEAFAETYSYSLQQTLYQMATRIITHRAEIDEVRFSLPNKHHFLVDLEPFGLKNENEVYYAADRMYGLIEATVLRDGATAQIPVDMTNL; encoded by the coding sequence ATGACATCCCCTTCCCACCCGGTGGTCCTCGGCCAGAACCAGTACGGCAAGGCGGAGAACCGCGTCGTCAAGATCACCCGCGACGGCGGTACCCACCACATCAAGGACCTCAACGTCTCCGTCGCCCTCTCCGGCGACCTCTCCGACCTCCACCTCACCGGCTCCAACGCCCACTGCCTCCCCACCGACACGACGAAGAACACCGTCTTCGCGTTCGCCAAGGAGTACGGCATCGAGTCCGCCGAGCAGTTCGGCATCCACCTCGCCCGGCACTTCGTGACGAGCCAGGAGCCCATCCACCGGGCCCGGATCCGGATCGAGGAGTACGCCTGGGAGCGCATCGCCGGCTCCGACGCCAACTCCCGCTTCATCGGCGCCGACGAGGTCAACCACTCCTTCGTCCGCAAGGGGCAGGAGACTCGCGTCACCCAGATCACCTACGACGGCGAGAAGTGGGAGGTCGTCTCCGGCCTCAAGGACCTCGTCGTCATGAACTCCACGCACTCGGAGTTCTGGGGCTACATCAAGGACAAGTACACCACCCTCCAGGAGGCGTACGACCGCATCCTCGCCACCACGGTCTCCGGCCGCTGGCGGTTCAACTGGACCGACGACGAGCAGCGGATGCCGAACTGGGAGCGGTCCTACGAGCAGACGCGGAAGCACATGCTCGAGGCGTTCGCCGAGACGTACTCGTACTCGCTCCAGCAGACCCTCTACCAGATGGCCACGCGGATCATCACCCACCGCGCGGAGATCGACGAGGTCCGCTTCTCGCTCCCCAACAAGCACCACTTCCTGGTCGACCTCGAGCCCTTCGGCCTGAAGAACGAGAACGAGGTCTACTACGCCGCCGACCGCATGTACGGCCTCATCGAGGCCACCGTCCTGAGGGACGGCGCGACGGCGCAGATCCCGGTCGACATGACCAACCTCTAA
- a CDS encoding permease (identified by MetaGeneAnnotator; putative;~permease [Streptomyces roseosporus NRRL15998];~xanthine permease; TIGR03173), which translates to MAQPAQGPAPAEGPCSVSPSAPGCHPVDEKLPASRLLPAALQHIAAMYAGVVTPPLIIGQAVGLDVGGMTRLIAASLLIAGCATILQTLGLGRFAGNRLPFVNAASSAGIAPMLAIAETSTKGHQLAAIYGAVMVAGVFCLAIGPFFGRLLRFFPPLVTGVVITLIGVTLMPVPVGWAQGGDKNAADFGSMKYLALAAFTLVVILLFQRFGRGFVKQVALLLGLFTGTLAAVPFGMADFTALREAPIAALPTPFAFGTPEFHPAAILSLCLVMLVLMTESSAGMLALGEICDRPSDGGTLTRGLRTDGLATLLGPVVGGFPTSAFAQNVGVVSLTRVRSRYVVAVAGGALLVLGAFPVLGAVVSLVPMPVLGGAGIVLFGSIAVSGIRTLAEAGLDDSSHIILVAVALGAGIIPLASPTFYAGFPAWAQTVLGSGISAGALVAVLLNLFFHHLGTRPRRTAPTFDTP; encoded by the coding sequence ATGGCTCAGCCTGCACAAGGGCCGGCACCCGCCGAAGGCCCGTGTTCCGTCTCCCCGTCCGCCCCGGGCTGCCACCCGGTGGACGAGAAACTCCCCGCCTCGCGGCTCCTTCCCGCGGCGCTCCAGCACATCGCCGCCATGTACGCCGGGGTCGTCACCCCGCCGCTCATCATCGGCCAGGCCGTCGGCCTGGACGTGGGCGGCATGACCCGGCTCATCGCCGCGAGCCTGCTCATCGCGGGCTGCGCCACCATCCTGCAGACCCTCGGCCTCGGCCGCTTCGCCGGCAACCGTCTGCCGTTCGTCAACGCGGCCTCCTCGGCCGGCATCGCGCCCATGCTCGCGATCGCCGAGACCAGCACCAAGGGGCACCAACTCGCCGCCATCTACGGGGCGGTGATGGTCGCGGGCGTCTTCTGCCTCGCCATCGGGCCCTTCTTCGGGAGGCTCCTGCGCTTCTTCCCGCCGCTCGTCACCGGCGTCGTCATCACCCTCATCGGGGTCACCCTGATGCCCGTCCCGGTGGGCTGGGCCCAGGGCGGCGACAAGAACGCCGCCGACTTCGGCTCCATGAAGTACCTGGCGCTCGCCGCCTTCACCCTCGTCGTCATCCTGCTCTTCCAGCGCTTCGGCAGAGGCTTCGTCAAGCAGGTCGCCCTGCTGCTCGGCCTGTTCACCGGCACCCTCGCCGCCGTCCCCTTCGGCATGGCGGACTTCACCGCCCTGCGGGAGGCGCCGATCGCCGCGCTGCCCACCCCCTTCGCCTTCGGCACCCCCGAGTTCCACCCCGCCGCGATCCTCTCCCTGTGCCTGGTCATGCTGGTCCTGATGACCGAGTCCAGCGCCGGCATGCTCGCCCTCGGCGAGATCTGCGACCGGCCCAGCGACGGCGGCACCCTCACCCGCGGCCTGCGCACCGACGGCCTCGCCACCCTCCTCGGCCCCGTCGTCGGCGGCTTCCCCACCTCCGCCTTCGCGCAGAACGTCGGCGTGGTCTCGCTGACCCGGGTGCGCAGCCGGTACGTCGTCGCCGTCGCCGGCGGCGCCCTGCTGGTCCTCGGCGCTTTCCCGGTGCTCGGCGCGGTCGTCTCCCTCGTCCCCATGCCGGTCCTCGGCGGCGCGGGCATCGTGCTCTTCGGCTCGATCGCCGTCAGCGGGATCCGCACCCTCGCCGAAGCCGGTCTCGACGACAGCTCCCACATCATCCTGGTGGCCGTCGCGCTCGGCGCGGGCATCATCCCGCTCGCCTCCCCCACCTTCTACGCCGGATTCCCCGCCTGGGCGCAGACCGTGCTCGGCTCCGGCATCAGCGCGGGCGCGCTCGTCGCCGTCCTGCTGAACCTGTTCTTCCATCACCTCGGCACCCGGCCCCGCCGGACCGCCCCAACATTCGACACCCCCTGA
- a CDS encoding hypothetical protein (identified by MetaGeneAnnotator; putative;~sequence version:1): MAEPTYQPTHQPTYIPVLPTRKSALTAYRELATTARAAVAPLWTVPPPDPAGPRVPLRGLLAELARTQGTGPAWADTGCRETDRAAARVAAALRDILPGTSLRPVTGVERPGWQQTACVEAARACGGGRGMGIRVVPEPPGDTRLAARLHGLLERIARGERVTGDRLPLDLLLDLGAVQDDGELAFAEKRALHALARLGPLHPWRTVTVLAGACPGTEGAVEGYGAPFADAERYDWDLWHAVAPTADGRRLPLVYGDYAAAHPRGLRQPRVIPDGPPWGLLRLTGERAFLLGRVPTRGADHAAAVRAMARELVETEDFDAAPDSEPKRWLRACAEGRGPEGAGNPEVWARTAHGQHLAYVVRQLRRRPPLDPLHPVDSAGWPV, encoded by the coding sequence ATGGCCGAGCCGACGTACCAGCCGACGCACCAGCCGACGTACATACCCGTACTGCCCACTCGGAAAAGCGCACTGACGGCGTACCGGGAACTCGCGACGACCGCCCGCGCGGCCGTCGCGCCCCTGTGGACCGTCCCGCCGCCCGACCCGGCGGGGCCGCGCGTCCCGCTGCGCGGGCTCCTCGCCGAACTCGCCCGCACCCAGGGCACCGGACCGGCCTGGGCGGACACCGGCTGCCGCGAGACCGACCGCGCCGCGGCACGGGTCGCGGCCGCGCTGCGCGACATCCTGCCGGGGACCTCGCTGCGCCCCGTCACCGGCGTGGAGCGGCCCGGCTGGCAGCAGACGGCCTGCGTCGAGGCCGCCCGGGCGTGCGGCGGCGGACGGGGGATGGGGATACGGGTCGTCCCGGAGCCGCCCGGGGACACCCGGCTCGCCGCCCGCCTGCACGGCCTGCTGGAACGGATCGCGCGCGGGGAACGGGTCACGGGGGACCGCCTTCCGCTCGACCTGCTGCTCGACCTCGGCGCCGTCCAGGACGACGGCGAGCTCGCCTTCGCCGAGAAGCGGGCGCTGCACGCCCTCGCCCGGCTCGGCCCGCTCCACCCCTGGCGGACCGTGACCGTCCTGGCCGGCGCCTGCCCCGGAACGGAGGGTGCGGTGGAGGGCTACGGGGCACCCTTCGCCGACGCCGAGCGGTACGACTGGGACCTGTGGCACGCGGTCGCCCCCACGGCCGACGGGCGCCGCCTGCCCCTCGTGTACGGCGACTACGCCGCCGCCCACCCCCGCGGCCTCCGGCAGCCGCGCGTCATCCCCGACGGCCCGCCCTGGGGCCTGCTCCGGCTCACCGGCGAGCGGGCCTTCCTGCTCGGCCGCGTGCCGACGCGCGGGGCGGACCATGCCGCGGCCGTACGGGCCATGGCCAGGGAACTCGTCGAGACCGAGGACTTCGACGCGGCCCCCGACAGCGAGCCGAAGCGCTGGCTGCGGGCCTGCGCCGAGGGGCGGGGGCCGGAGGGCGCGGGCAATCCGGAGGTGTGGGCCCGTACCGCCCACGGCCAGCACCTCGCCTATGTCGTCCGCCAGCTGCGCCGCCGGCCGCCCCTCGATCCGCTCCATCCCGTCGATTCGGCCGGGTGGCCCGTATGA
- a CDS encoding chlorohydrolase/deaminase family protein (Chlorohydrolase or deaminase family protein [Streptomyces venezuelae ATCC10712];~TRZ/ATZ family contains enzymes from the atrazine degradation pathway and related hydrolases. Atrazine, a chlorinated herbizide, can be catabolized by a variety of different bacteria. The first three steps of the atrazine dehalogenation pathway are...; cd01298;~hydroxydechloroatrazine ethylaminohydrolase; Reviewed;~identified by MetaGeneAnnotator; putative;~putative substrate binding pocket [chemical binding]), translated as MAAPSAPPRRIVIENAAIATVDTAGTEYATGHLVVAGERIESLGAGPAPEGLADVDRRIDATGHLVTPGLVNTHHHFYQWLTRGLATDHNLFDWLAALYPTWARIDEPMVRTAAEASLAMMARGGVTTAMDHHYIHPRGTGDLSSAIIGAARDLGVRFTLARGSMDRGERDGGLPPDFAVETTEGALAATEETVRRHHDASFGAMTQVAVAPCSPFSISTELLREGAALGRRLGVRMHTHGSETVEEEKFCHELFGMGPTDYFESTGFLGSDVWMAHCVHMNDTDIAAFARTGTGVAHCPSSNARLAAGIARVPDLLRAGVPVGLGVDGTASNESGELHTELRNALLVNRLGPHREAALTARQALRLGTHGGARVLGRADAIGSLEPGKLADLVLWKLDGLGHSSIADPVAALVLGPPAPVTASFVHGRQIVENNRMLTADEDRIARDARTEARRLARIAGQD; from the coding sequence ATGGCAGCACCTTCGGCACCACCCCGGCGGATCGTGATCGAGAACGCGGCGATCGCGACCGTGGACACGGCCGGCACCGAGTACGCCACCGGCCATCTCGTCGTCGCCGGCGAGCGGATCGAGTCCCTGGGCGCCGGACCGGCCCCCGAGGGACTGGCGGACGTGGACCGGCGGATCGACGCCACCGGCCATCTGGTCACGCCGGGCCTCGTCAACACGCACCACCACTTCTACCAGTGGCTCACCCGCGGCCTCGCGACCGACCACAACCTCTTCGACTGGCTGGCCGCGCTCTACCCGACCTGGGCGCGGATCGACGAGCCGATGGTCAGGACGGCCGCCGAGGCCTCGCTGGCGATGATGGCCCGCGGCGGCGTCACCACCGCCATGGACCACCACTACATCCACCCGCGCGGTACGGGCGACCTGTCCAGCGCCATCATCGGCGCCGCCCGCGACCTCGGCGTCCGCTTCACCCTCGCCCGCGGCTCGATGGACCGCGGCGAACGGGACGGCGGGCTGCCGCCGGACTTCGCCGTCGAGACCACCGAGGGCGCGCTCGCCGCGACCGAGGAGACCGTACGGCGCCACCACGACGCTTCTTTCGGCGCCATGACCCAGGTGGCCGTCGCCCCCTGCTCGCCCTTCTCCATCTCCACCGAACTGCTGCGCGAGGGCGCGGCGCTCGGCCGCCGGCTCGGCGTGCGGATGCACACCCACGGCTCGGAGACGGTGGAGGAGGAGAAGTTCTGCCACGAATTGTTCGGCATGGGCCCGACCGACTACTTCGAGTCCACCGGCTTCCTCGGCTCGGACGTGTGGATGGCGCACTGCGTCCATATGAACGACACCGACATCGCCGCCTTCGCCCGCACCGGCACCGGCGTCGCCCACTGCCCCTCGTCCAACGCGCGTCTCGCCGCCGGCATCGCCCGCGTCCCCGACCTGCTCCGGGCGGGCGTCCCGGTCGGCCTCGGCGTCGACGGCACCGCCTCCAACGAGTCCGGCGAACTGCACACCGAACTGCGCAACGCGCTGCTCGTCAACCGCCTCGGCCCGCACCGCGAGGCCGCGCTCACCGCCCGGCAGGCACTGCGCCTCGGCACCCACGGCGGCGCCCGGGTGCTCGGCCGCGCCGACGCCATCGGCTCCCTGGAACCCGGCAAACTCGCCGACCTCGTGCTGTGGAAGCTCGACGGCCTCGGCCACTCGTCGATCGCCGACCCGGTGGCCGCCCTGGTCCTCGGCCCGCCGGCGCCGGTCACCGCCTCCTTCGTCCACGGCCGGCAGATCGTCGAGAACAACCGGATGCTCACCGCCGACGAGGACCGCATCGCGCGCGACGCGCGCACGGAGGCGCGGCGCCTGGCCCGTATCGCGGGACAGGACTGA
- a CDS encoding hypothetical protein (identified by MetaGeneAnnotator; putative;~sequence version:1), producing MAPGSAHHAGSGAGGQAPYAPGNARAMTVTTVTTAMTAMTAMTAMTVVSRASRALTCPTLAPAGLGSAAHRSRGHP from the coding sequence TTGGCCCCGGGCTCCGCGCACCACGCGGGATCCGGGGCCGGGGGCCAGGCGCCGTACGCCCCCGGCAACGCGAGGGCCATGACGGTCACGACGGTCACGACGGCCATGACGGCCATGACGGCCATGACGGCCATGACGGTCGTGAGCCGTGCGAGCCGGGCGCTGACCTGCCCGACCCTCGCCCCTGCCGGCTTGGGCTCGGCGGCCCACCGCTCCCGCGGCCACCCGTGA